Below is a window of Chloroflexota bacterium DNA.
TCGGGTTCGGACTGTGGACGATCCGCGGCGACACGCACGATGACGACGATGGGGGGAATGCGCGCGAACGGTTCGGACCTTTCGCAACCGTCGCAATCACCTTTTTCCTCGCCGAGCTGGGGGACAAGACCATGCTGGCGACGGTGACCATCGCGAGCCAGGTCCATGACTTCGTGCCCGTCTGGCTGGGTTCGAGCCTCGGGATGGTCGTGGCCGACGGTCTGGCCATCCTCGTCGGCTCGGTCCTGGGCCGCCGACTCCCCGCGCGCGCCATCAAGATCGCCGCTGCGTCGATCTTCGTGCTCACGGGGATCGCCACGCTGGTCGCCACGGTCTCCACGGCGTAGCGCAGGCCCGTCGCTTTCCGATCCGTCAGCGCACCGGGCGTGCGCCGCCCGTCGGTTGACGGGCGGCGCACGCGCTCGGGGTGAAGAGACCCGGCAGGCGGAAGCGTCGGGAAGCTTCCGGATCATTCGTCGCCGGACACACCCTCCCCGCGGGTGATGGTGATCGAAGCCAGCGCCGCGGCGGGATTGCTCATTGGCGTCGGGAAGATGAAGCGCGGCGCCTTCTCCGCCCGCTCACACATGAAGACGGCGCGCCGCACCGAGACAACGTCGACGCCGAAGTTCGCGGTATCGAGCGCGACATATTTCGCCGGCTCGTCACCGCCGAGAACCGCGAAGCATTCCTCTACCTCCCGATTGGCGAGGCCAGTCACCGTCGTCGTGTTGCCGGCGGCGGTCAGGCGCAGCTTGGCGGCGGATTCACAAAGGAACGTCGAACGAACGACGCTCATCGTATCGGGCCCGAAGTTCCGGGTTACCAGGGTGAACGGCTGGTTGATGGTCTTCCCCTCGCGAGCTAGGAAGCACTCCGCGACGTAGGGGTTTGTCGGCGGGGTGATGTCGGTCGGCGGCTGCGGGGGCTGCGTCGATCCGACGGGCACCGTGAGTGGCACCTTCGTGGCCTGCTCGCACATCAGCACCGCGTTGCCAGCCCACACCGTGTCGCCCTGAAAATTGCGCGTTGTCAGCCGGTACGGCTTGGATCGACGGTTCGCCTGGTCTTCATTGACCACATAGCAGGCGGAGACTGTCGCCTGATCGTCGCTCGGCGGGGCTAGATTCGCGGGTGGTCCGCCCGCGGGCGTTGGCGCGTATTTCGCGGCTCCCTCGCACATCAGCACCAGCCGCCCGATCCCAACGAAATCGTTCCCGAAATTATCCGTGTGGAGCACCGCGCCGGCGGCAGGATTTTCGCCGTTTCCGACGAGATAGCAGACCGAATTCTGTGGCAGCGGGAGCGGCGGCGCCGTCTGGGCGAGGCTCACGGGCGAAGCGCTGCTATATGCGATCCAGCCACCGACCACGCCGACAGCGGCTGCGGTGGCCGCCAAGATGATCCGAATTGATTGCATGTTTTCCTCCTGTGTCAGCTCGTCGCACGTCGAACGGTGTTCTCGATCGCTCTCGATCTCCCCTCCTTTCGCCGCCGCCTCCCGCACATTTCTCGCGGGGCCCGGCACGCAGATAAGTTCGCCTCGTTTCGTTCCAGCGAGCGCCGCTCGCATCATCTCATCCGGCGAGCCCGCCCGATATAGGACGAAAGTACCCGTACGGAGTTGCCGAGCACGCGCGCTGTGGATATGCTGGGGTCCCCAGTGGGGCGGAACTGATCAACGATGGATAGATGGAGGCTGATCATGCAGTGGTCCCGCACGTGGCTTCCGTTGACGGCGTTGGCGCTGGTCGCGGCCGCGTCCGCGTCGCCCACGCGCGCGCAGCAAGCGCAGACGCCCGGCTGCGCGAGCTTGCCCACCGCGGCGGAACTCCAGGGTCTGCTCCGCGACGCCGCTTCCGGCACGGGAATCAGCGTGAGCCTCGGCCCCGACACGGACGCGGGCGGAATATTCGGCGGCTCGCGCATGTGGGGCGCCATCGTCAATCGGCAGGGCCAGCTCTGCGCGGTCAACACGTCGACCGACGACCCAACTCAGGTTTTTCCGGGTAGCCGGGCGATCGCGGAGGCGAAGGCGTACACCGCGAACGCGTTCAGCCTCGACGACTTCGACCTGCCGACGGCCCGAATGTACACCCTCACCCAGCCCGGCCATTCGCTCGCCGGGCTCAACAACTCCAACCCGTTCGACCCGCGCGCGCTATCGGCGCCGAGTCAGCCGGGAATCGGCGCAAATCAAATCGCGGCCGGGATCATCACGTTTGGAGGGGGCGTGCCCCTCTATCAGGACGGGAGGATCGTTGGCGGGCTGGGCGTAAGCGGCGACACGTCCTGCGCCGACCACGAGGTCGCGAAACGCGCCCGCGACCTCGCCGGACTCAACCCGCCAGACGGGCCGCTCAGCGACGACATCGTGTACGCGGCGGTGGATGGTCCGAGCATGTTTGCCCACCCGATCTGCCCGAACACCAAGCGCAATGGCGTGTTTCTCGGAGACGAGGCGCCTTGAGCCGCACCGGCCAGGGCGTTTGGCTGACTTACGACGCGAGGGGGAGCGCCCAGTCGCCGCGGAGGATCTCTACGAGCGCCTGGCGATATGCGCGTTCGATGCCCGGCGCGCGGCGATAGGCGGTTTCGAGGCTTTTCAGGGCGCGCTGCCGGCGCGCTCGGAGGCATTGGCGAGCCAACTGGCGGACGACTGATCCGTCGAGGGTGATCGCATCGTCGGCGGAGATCCACACGTCGTTGACGCTGTCGTACGTCCAGGTTTGATCGCTTGCTCCCTGCTTCATCGATCCCTCAAATCATCTCAGGGACTCCCTTGTCCCTGATGTCATCGCGCGGCGCTGAGCCGGCCTCGGGGTCCGCGTTGTTATCCTGGTTGCGGGGCGACGGGTCCGTTGCGGAGCGTATCGCGCGGGTAAACGTCTGCTCGAAGGACCACAAAGGTCTACAAAAGCCATACAAAGGCCACAGTCCGAACGCGCCGGCCGCCGCCAGTTGTCACGGGCTGGTCGCTGGGCTAAGATGCCCTCAACTCATGAGGGAGGGTTGCCCGGATGTCCTACGTTCCAGACGAGCTTCACGGGATTTGCGGCATGATGCCCGCGTTTTCGACACCGGATGCAGGATCGCTGACCGCGACCGACACGGTCGACACCGACTCGCTCCGGGATGCCCTGGACCGCGTCATCGAGGATGGCGTCGGGCTCATCGCGACCACGGGCACCTTCGGACAGACGTGGAACCTCTTCTATGAGGAGTTTCAGAAGCTGGTGGTCGCCAGCATCGAGGCAGTGAACAACCGCGTGCCCCTCATGCTCGGCGTCACCTCCGCGAACCCGCGCGATGTCGTGCGCCGGATGTCCTTCGTCCGAGATGTCGGAGGACAGGGAGTCCTCCTCGGGCTGCCCCACTACGAGCCGCTTCCCATACCGGACATCGCCACGTTCTATCGCGAGATCGCCGAGATGTTCCCGGACATCTCGATCATGATCTACCACAACCCGGTCAATCACCACGTTCACATCCCCGTCCACGTCTTCCAGGACCTGGTCAAGCTGCCGAACATCGTGGCGATGAAGGATAGCCATCGCACGCCCCTCGAATTCCAGCGGCTCCATAGTGTGATTCACGGAAAGATCGCGCACTTCGTGAATCAGACCCAGCTCTACCCCTATTACGAGATGGGCGCATCGGGGTGCTGGTCGCACCATATCTGGGCCGGTATCTGGCCGGTGCTTCGCCTCCTCCAGGCCGTCGAGGACGGAGACGTAGAGGCGGCGCGGCGAGTTACGGCGGACATCGCGCCGGGGCTCGGCGGCGCTGGCGAAGAAGATCCGCGCGCCCGCCGCGGGCACCTCTTCTACGAGTACGCCGGATACGTCAACATCGGACCGCCCCGTGCACCGCACGCTTTTGCGCTGCGGGACCCCGTCGAGGCGGCGGCCAACGAGGAGAAAGCGCGGAAGAACGCTGCGCGCTGGGTGGCCCTGTGCGAGAAGTATCGCCCGGAGGTCGAGGCCCGGCGCGCAAGCCGCGTGGCCGTCTCAGCCTGAAACGAAGCGAAAAGGGGGCGCCGGAAGTTCCGACGCCCCCTTTTCGCGCGCCTCAGCGTCCGCAGCCTGCGCAGTTCGACGTGTTCCCGCTGCTCGATACCCTGGCCGGCGCGGTCGCGCCACCGTACTGAGTCGGATACCGACCGCCTGCCGGCCGGGACGGCGCCGATTGTCGTTGGCCGAACCGAGACCCCGCCTTATCGCTCCTCACGCCGGTAACGGCACTGTGGACCGTGCTCGCTGCCGACTCGCAGCGCGGTAACCGTGGCGAACCGGTGAACGAGTTGTCGGATGGCTGAAGCTGAGAGTCACTGCAGTCAATGTGAACGCCGATGTCGAAAAAGCCCGCCGATTCGCACGCCCGAGTGCCGGCATCGTCAGACGTCGACGCGGCGCTCATCGATGAATCGTCGCATTCCTGAGCCGCGGCGGCGCCGACGTGCGAGAGACTGAGGAGTAGTGCCAACAAACCGAGGGTTGCCAAAGCGCGCATGGTGCCTCTCCGAGTGAAAATCATTGGAAATCATACCTCAGCGGCGAACGGCGACCGCCAGCAGGCGCTCGCTGCATGGCGTCGCCCGCTCCGGCGGCCGCGTTCCCGCACAGCAGGTTCTTGACACCTCGACCGACCATCGGGTACTCAGTTGGATACGCGTCGTGTCTCTCGGCGAATACGGCATTCTTCTCCCAGCGCTGACCCGACCCCCCGCGAGGAGGCGAGATGGCAACCATCGTACGCATCTCCACACCGCGCCCGGCCCCCTTCTTCGCTCCGCTCTTCGTCGCGATCGACAAGGGATTCCTCGCCGAGCAAGGACTCGAGGGCGTGATCCAGTACGGCGCGGGACTCGAGGGAATTGCGCGGGGCGACGTCGACTTCACGGCCGGCATGGCGGCCTACAAGGCGTTCCTGGCTGGGAAGCCCGTTCGCCAGATCTGCGGGGTATCGAGTCGCGAGTCCTCGCACGTCCTCATGGCGCGGCCCGGCATCGAATCTCCCGAGCAACTCGCCCACATCCTCATCCCCGGTGGCGGCGGCAATGAGGACCAGGAACGGCGGTTCATCACCGAGCTGACCAACATCCTCGCCCTCCACAAGCTGGATCTCCTCCAGGACGAGATCACGACGCGCAGCGTGCCCGGCTCGCACAAGGAGCAGTGGGACATGCTGAACGACGGGCTCGGGGACGCGGCGACGCTGGGCGCGCC
It encodes the following:
- a CDS encoding TMEM165/GDT1 family protein, whose product is MVAFAQALVFIGLAEMGDKTQLVSLAFATRFTARTVLTAILVATLLVHLLSVGIGEFLGLTLPRFWIGIAAGAAFIGFGLWTIRGDTHDDDDGGNARERFGPFATVAITFFLAELGDKTMLATVTIASQVHDFVPVWLGSSLGMVVADGLAILVGSVLGRRLPARAIKIAAASIFVLTGIATLVATVSTA
- a CDS encoding heme-binding protein, whose translation is MQWSRTWLPLTALALVAAASASPTRAQQAQTPGCASLPTAAELQGLLRDAASGTGISVSLGPDTDAGGIFGGSRMWGAIVNRQGQLCAVNTSTDDPTQVFPGSRAIAEAKAYTANAFSLDDFDLPTARMYTLTQPGHSLAGLNNSNPFDPRALSAPSQPGIGANQIAAGIITFGGGVPLYQDGRIVGGLGVSGDTSCADHEVAKRARDLAGLNPPDGPLSDDIVYAAVDGPSMFAHPICPNTKRNGVFLGDEAP
- a CDS encoding dihydrodipicolinate synthase family protein, giving the protein MSYVPDELHGICGMMPAFSTPDAGSLTATDTVDTDSLRDALDRVIEDGVGLIATTGTFGQTWNLFYEEFQKLVVASIEAVNNRVPLMLGVTSANPRDVVRRMSFVRDVGGQGVLLGLPHYEPLPIPDIATFYREIAEMFPDISIMIYHNPVNHHVHIPVHVFQDLVKLPNIVAMKDSHRTPLEFQRLHSVIHGKIAHFVNQTQLYPYYEMGASGCWSHHIWAGIWPVLRLLQAVEDGDVEAARRVTADIAPGLGGAGEEDPRARRGHLFYEYAGYVNIGPPRAPHAFALRDPVEAAANEEKARKNAARWVALCEKYRPEVEARRASRVAVSA